One window of Camelina sativa cultivar DH55 chromosome 4, Cs, whole genome shotgun sequence genomic DNA carries:
- the LOC104779650 gene encoding uncharacterized protein LOC104779650, with translation MIGLLFVLHVGILGISRSSRIPLEYAKRVVDGKAFERFLWGRIGFRELIQSIKVVSFENNGYAIHGCVHVLMIWALDSLVNLGKKHGKKREVGDDEGEVPLLSWSGGRPRISVAEFLAREKQLHKKVQVHHLSIRRKEEIYPIWQGRMRCMGMDRWSRWKQVA, from the exons atgatTGGATTGTTATTTGTGTTGCATGTTGGTATTTTGGGAATCTCGAGGTCTAGTAGGATTCCTTTGGAATATGCAAAAAGAGTTGTGGATGGAAAAGCATTTGAACGATTTCTGTGGGGGCGGATAGGGTTTAGGGAGCTAATTCAGTCTATAAAAGTGGTTTCTTTTGAGAACAATGGTTATGCAATCCATGGATGTGTGCATGTGTTAATGATATGGGCTTTGGATAGTTTGGTTAACCTGGGGAAAAAACATGgtaaaaaaagagaagttgGTGATGATGAAGGGGAAGTCCCCCTGCTTAGCTGGAGTGGTGGCCGTCCAAGGATTTCAGTAGCTGAGTTTCTAGCGAGAGAGAAACAATTACATAAGAAG GTGCAAGTTCATCATTTATCTATAAGACGGAAAGAGGAAATATATCCAATTTGGCAGGGGAGAATGCGGTGTATGGGGATGGACCGATGGAGTAGGTGGAAACAAGTTGCTTGA
- the LOC104779651 gene encoding diacylglycerol kinase 3 isoform X1, producing MDSPLSKTDASKEKFVGSPRPYTTTADSNAMRGCGLANLTWVGVDKVELRQKLMMREYFRLTMRDCIKLKDSTRFMCSGLSLLMVVFINPKSGGHHGLVLKEKLQLLMSDIQVFYLTEVKPHEFVRYGLACLEIVAAKGDECAK from the exons atGGACTCTCCGTTATCAAAAACCGATGCGTCGAAAGAGAAATTTGTGGGTTCACCACGGCCATATACAACGACGGCTGATTCAAATGCGATGAGAGGTTGTGGACTCGCTAATCTTACATGGGTTGGTGTTGATAAAGTGGAGCTTCGTCAAAAGCTAATGATGCGTGAGTATTTCCGTCTAACTATGCGTGACTGTATCAAACTAAAGGATTCAACCAGATTTATGTGTTCAGGCCTGTCCCTATTAATGGTTGTTTTCATTAACCCCAAATCTGGTGGTCATCATGGTCTTGTGCTTAAAGAGAAGCTTCAACTGTTGATGAGCGACATTCAG GTGTTTTACCTTACGGAAGTGAAGCCTCATGAGTTTGTAAGATACGGGTTGGCGTGTTTGGAGATAGTGGCAGCGAAAGGAGATGAATGTGCTAAATAA
- the LOC104783487 gene encoding uncharacterized protein At4g04775-like, protein MKRWLLRRRGWIRGRVVRVPKICWCGEGIVTVISKSDSNPYRRYFCCGYAASNRLQNDDHTFKWVDEAMLNEIDSLVQKNCQLEDQLKEVRSEREAFEKLVFDNIGSKVEKEVYAKIEHAVSEAKASTKKVILGIVVFGMLIFGCKRLF, encoded by the exons ATGAAACGGTGGTTgttgagaagaagaggatggaTAAGAGGTCGCGTCGTCAGAGTGCCGAAGATATGTTGGTGTGGGGAAGGAATTGTGACTGTCATTTCCAAATCTGATTCCAATCCATATCGGCGATACTTCTGCTGTGGATACGCTGCTTCAAATCGG CTGCAGAACGATGATCACACTTTTAAGTGGGTTGATGAAGCAATGCTTAACGAGATCGATTCATTGGTTCAAAAGAATTGTCAACTGGAGGACCAGCTAAAAGAGGTCAGATCTGAGAGGGAGGCCTTCGAGAAACTCGTCTTTGATAATATAGGAAGTAAGGTGGAAAAGGAGGTTTATGCGAAGATTGAACATGCGGTGTCTGAAGCCAAAGCCAGCACTAAAAAGGTCATACTCGGCATTGTCGTTTTTGGTATGCTGATTTTCGGCTGCAAGCGGTTATTTTGA
- the LOC104779651 gene encoding diacylglycerol kinase 3 isoform X2: MDSPLSKTDASKEKFVGSPRPYTTTADSNAMRGCGLANLTWVGVDKVELRQKLMMRLSLLMVVFINPKSGGHHGLVLKEKLQLLMSDIQVFYLTEVKPHEFVRYGLACLEIVAAKGDECAK, encoded by the exons atGGACTCTCCGTTATCAAAAACCGATGCGTCGAAAGAGAAATTTGTGGGTTCACCACGGCCATATACAACGACGGCTGATTCAAATGCGATGAGAGGTTGTGGACTCGCTAATCTTACATGGGTTGGTGTTGATAAAGTGGAGCTTCGTCAAAAGCTAATGATGC GCCTGTCCCTATTAATGGTTGTTTTCATTAACCCCAAATCTGGTGGTCATCATGGTCTTGTGCTTAAAGAGAAGCTTCAACTGTTGATGAGCGACATTCAG GTGTTTTACCTTACGGAAGTGAAGCCTCATGAGTTTGTAAGATACGGGTTGGCGTGTTTGGAGATAGTGGCAGCGAAAGGAGATGAATGTGCTAAATAA
- the LOC104779653 gene encoding transmembrane emp24 domain-containing protein p24delta8-like: protein MDLRRSSILFLIIALLSPRALSMYFELNSGRTKCTGEEIHENAMSIGKYAIVNPNKDHPLPSSHKIIVKVLPPKGTILHEADHVEAGQFSFTASETGDYITCITAVDHKPETTLTIDFDWKSGVHSKEWTNVAKKSQVLMMDYEVKKLMDTVNSIHEEMYYLREREEEMQELNRSTNSKMAWLSVLSFGVCLSVAGLQLWHLKTFFEKKKLI from the exons ATGGATCTTCGTCGAAGctcgattttgtttttgatcattGCGTTGTTATCTCCCAGGGCACTATCAATGTATTTCGAGTTAAATTCTGGGAGAACCAAATGTACTGGAGAGGAAATTCACGAAAACGCCATGTCCATTGGCAAATACGCCATCGTAAACCCTAACAAAGAtcatcctcttccttcttctcacaAGATCATCGTCAag GTGCTGCCGCCAAAAGGGACGATATTGCACGAAGCCGATCATGTAGAGGCTGGTCAGTTTTCGTTTACAGCGTCTGAGACTGGGGATTACATTACGTGTATCACAGCCGTTGATCACAAGCCGGAGACGACGTTGACCATTGATTTTGATTGGAAGTCTGGTGTTCACTCTAAGGAGTGGACCAATGTGGCTAAGAAGAGCCAAGTTTTA ATGATGGATTATGAGGTTAAGAAATTAATGGACACTGTTAATTCCATCCATGAGGAGATGTATTATCTTCGGGAAAG GGAAGAAGAAATGCAAGAGCTAAATAGATCCACAAACTCGAAGATGGCGTGGTTAAGTGTCTTGTCGTTTGGGGTTTGTTTATCGGTGGCTGGTCTACAATTATGGCACTTGAAAACTTTCTTCGAGAAAAAGAAACTCATCTGA
- the LOC104783488 gene encoding uncharacterized protein LOC104783488, whose product MKTNSVEYYKLKAAGKKRVSGCERDEVDVADSKEHKQLNIQTEEYYALKAAGKRKATDYRREEGELIGSENGDEEDEQYRFDCCDDSDGASSGDEECGLAYKLLAEGVGEGKDDGEDMEEEAIQGSSEDRNASVVPVHVAEALNLRYGLKVDYWKGHRKLKRARELVRGSYENGYAELPGYLYRIRRSNPGTMTRLKVDENDRFKSVFISFGASIDGFKFMRKVIVVDGTFLNGKYLGTCVIPDDDGIVIISDIHKSIGKAVDRIYPLANRGICTYHLHKNIMLRFRGSETFRLVKQAVTAYRLADFNVLVRQIEEMNLELYAYLQRADVSKWSRVHFPGDRYNITTTNIAESLNKVLRPARQFPIVQLLDEERVRQASFLQVQEIDSHHYEVRSGSSVNVVNLSQRRCSCRVFDVDKIPCIHAIAAAEKANVSRISKCHPYFRVDYLRSGYAKSIMPKDTSCQLPLSVTEKSVIPPYVRTQSERPKLCRIKGPFEVAMERKRPRKPHACSNCGHIGHNRMTCIS is encoded by the exons ATGAAGACAAATTCAGTGGAGTATTACAAGCTGAAGGCGGCAGGGAAAAAACGAGTTAGTGGTTGTGAGAGAGACGAAGTCGATGTTGCAGACTCAAAAGAGCATAAGCAATTGAATATACAAACAGAGGAGTACTACGCATTGAAGGCGGCTGGTAAAAGGAAAGCTACAGATTATAGGAGAGAGGAAGGAGAGTTAATTGGGTCTGAAAATGGTGATGAGGAAGACGAGCAATACAGGTTTGATTGTTGCGATGACAGTGATGGAGCAAGTTCAGGTGATGAAGAATGTGGTTTAGCATATAAGTTGCTAGCAGAGGGAGTTGGAGAGGGAAAAGATGATGGGGAGGACATGGAAGAAGAGGCAATTCAGGGAAGTAGTGAAGATAGGAATG CTAGTGTAGTGCCAGTTCATGTGGCAGAGGCGTTAAATCTTCGTTATGGACTTAAG GTTGACTATTGGAAAGGGCATCGAAAACTTAAGCGCGCCAGGGAATTAGTCAGGGGGAGCTATGAAAATGGATATGCAGAATTACCAGGTTATTTATATAGGATTAGGAGATCTAATCCGGGGACTATGACTAGGTTAAAAGTGGATGAAAATGATAGGTTCAAATCTGTTTTCATTTCCTTTGGTGCAAGCATAGATGGGTTTAAGTTTATGCGTAAGGTCATAGTTGTTGATGGAACTTTTCTGAATGGGAAATATTTGGGAAC TTGTGTTATTCCTGATGATGATGGAATTGTCATTATATCGGACATACATAAATCAATCGGGAAAGCAGTAGACAGAATATATCCGCTAGCAAACCGAGGGATTTGCACCTACCATCTGCACAAAAATATAATGCTTAGATTCAGAGGTAGTGAAACGTTTAGGTTGGTGAAGCAGGCTGTAACTGCGTATAGGCTAGCCGATTTCAATGTGTTAGTACGACAGATAGAAGAAATGAATCTAGAACTGTATGCCTATTTGCAGCGTGCTGATGTGAGTAAGTGGTCACGAGTTCACTTCCCTGGTGATAGATATAACATTACAACGACTAACATTGCAGAATCCCTGAATAAAGTCTTAAGACCAGCAAGACAGTTTCCCATTGTTCAACTGTTAGACGAG GAACGGGTAAGACAGGCAAGTTTTTTACAAGTTCAAGAAATAGATTCTCATCACTACGAAGTTAGAAGTGGGTCTTCCGTAAATGTTGTCAATCTATCGCAGAGGAGGTGTTCTTGTAGAGTCTTCGACGTCGACAAAATACCTTGCATACACGCGATCGCAGCAGCGGAGAAAGCAAATGTTTCAAGGATTTCCAAGTGTCATCCTTACTTCCGCGTTGATTACCTACGGAGTGGTTATGCGAAGTCTATAATGCCGAAAGACACATCTTGCCAGCTGCCTTTAAGTGTGACAGAGAAATCAGTTATACCACCATATGTTCGGACTCAGTCAGAGAGGCCGAAGTTATGTAGAATTAAAGGGCCGTTTGAGGTTGCAATGGAACGAAAACGTCCAAGAAAGCCACATGCTTGTTCAAATTGTGGACATATAGGTCACAATCGAATGACATGTATTTCGTAA